AAAAGGAAGTGAAAAAACGTGTAGATATTATTACTGAAATTGACGTCATATCTAAAACAGGTTATGATAGAAACTCATTTTATTCTGGTTAGTAAatgttagaaattattttgattttcaagataatttatttcttttataaaaaataatatatatatatcatacatacatatttatgttcagattccaaaaaggaaaaatgtataaggagcgatataaaatctatggcacaaagaatattaaatccaaatgatgtattaataatagatGGTAGCAATTATATTAAAGGGTATCGCTATGAAATATACTGTatgtcaaaattatataaaacaccACAGTGCACTATACATTGTGACATACCTATTGAACATGCTTGGTTATGGAATGAAAAAAGACCAGTATCTGAACAATACAGCAGAGAAATATTTGATGCACTTGTAATGaggtaaaatgaaaatatacaagtacatattttcataaatctaataagaatgtaaataataGGTATGAAACACCAGATAGTAAAAATCGTTGGGATGCTCCATTATTTGCAGTGATGCCAGAAGATGATTTAAAATTTGATGATATTTATAAGTCCCTCTATGAAGTTAAAGCACCTAAACCAAATCAAAGCACACAATGTGTTAGTATTTGTAacattcaattaatttaattatatttaatgcaaATTCTGAATTACTCATATAACTAATGATTATTTTGTCATAGCCACCTTTATCATCTACAAATTACTTGTATGAACTGGATAGAATAACACAAGACATCACTAATGTaagattacaaatatttttaagtgagcaatttaatacataatatttttatgtgtataaaacattttctctttataggCAATATTATCAGCAAAACAAATAGGaattgaaaatgatataaaaattcctCAATATGGCTTAACAGTACAAAAAACAGGTAATACACCTCAAATGATGAGACTGCGAAGACAATTTTTAACATATAGCAAAATGcatcaaattaatattaatcaaatagGTCTATTATTTGTACAGTATCTTAATAAAAgcttataaattaaaaattgttaatataattttctcttcttaaagCACTTCTATTTGATTAGACATAAATGTATCTAAGAAGAATGATATATGGTAATTTCTGTTGTACAAAATGGTAATTTCTGCTATATAAAAGATTGATacatattaacaaataatcaTATAGAATAGACTttaatatacgattatattaattacatcatTAAATCTAAACTAACTTACATCTAAATTGACCTATATGTATTCcatataacattattattgcTGATTTTTTAAGATCCtaagaataacaaaataaaaatcgaatcgatttataatCTCCAATTATTTTTGGGTAATTCTTCAATTATGTGCAAAATATGTCAAACTATGAGAAAAGCATGCTATAAGGAGGAACAAtggaagaaattttataattatcttaataacaataaatatagattTGTAATTTTGTATTGAACTTAGCAATACATGttcattatattcatttctttttacatattttataacagtcttattttttatatttaagatttatatttattttagatttttttatttaatctttaggaaaaaataagtattactaaaacaaagaattataattatacaataaaaatatccgAAAGGCACTGCTGCAGACGATCGATGTAAAGCTTAAGCAAAATCAGATTTATAATGTTGAAATTCGCATTTTTTCCtcattatgaaatataataatatatattagatatgttATCTCTCATTATATcttttagatttattaaaaataacacgACGAATATATCTTATGAAGATTCAATATGTTGATAGTTAGAAAATTTtggttaatatttttacaatagaaagatacagaaagaaaCGCTTGAAAAGTATTTACTTCCATATTTGccattacaaaattatatatctgaAGAAAATAACACATATAACGAAGTAAAAACTTTCAGTgatcatttatatatcattttctatacatgctttttacaatatttttgaaaGGAACTAATGATAATACGGAAAAATGATACATATTCATAAGCTGTAGTTTCTTCTCCGATGAAACTTTGTctgttcttttaataaatttgatttttaacttGTCTTCATTATTCGAAAAATGAccaaggataaagaaaaaactaaataaGGCTTCGTTAGCACCTGTAAAGATATGTCATTAGCATTATCACTAACGTTAGTAATCGAAATATTCCCAACTAAACAGCAGGAGAGAGCAGAAGAGGAAATggttatataatacattatcaTAGC
This window of the Vespula vulgaris chromosome 1, iyVesVulg1.1, whole genome shotgun sequence genome carries:
- the LOC127070798 gene encoding protein KTI12 homolog, whose translation is MPLIVITGIPCSGKTTRTLQLKEYFEKEVKKRVDIITEIDVISKTGYDRNSFYSDSKKEKCIRSDIKSMAQRILNPNDVLIIDGSNYIKGYRYEIYCMSKLYKTPQCTIHCDIPIEHAWLWNEKRPVSEQYSREIFDALVMRYETPDSKNRWDAPLFAVMPEDDLKFDDIYKSLYEVKAPKPNQSTQCPPLSSTNYLYELDRITQDITNAILSAKQIGIENDIKIPQYGLTVQKTGNTPQMMRLRRQFLTYSKMHQININQIGLLFVQYLNKSL